A genomic stretch from Actinomadura rubteroloni includes:
- a CDS encoding bifunctional phosphatase PAP2/diacylglycerol kinase family protein: MWRNNGRNGGPRGLRLLADLDRRAFDRVAAARLTGLEHVLPVLSRTADHGVLWFGTAAGLAATRRAGLRRAALRGMLGIAVASPVVNLLGKQAFRRRRPVLDLVPTRRVRWRPPSSHAFPSGHSASAAAFATGVALEAPPRVAVPVAATAAAVAFSRVYTGAHYPGDVLAGVALGALAGAGTRLVWPARPAVAEVARTSGERVKIAPDGQGMVVVVNGGSGDNGAGLLPTSGELALDLVEREFPAAEIVRHESGDDLAKVLDEAAARAEVLAVIGGDGTVNVGARAALRNRVPLLPVPGGTFDHFARALGLEHPADAVAAYREGCLGRADVAFAAPANGGEEDLLFLNTASFGAYPELVDRRERLEGRLGKWAALAVAATRTLRHAQPVDMRVGGRPVRVWLGFVGNCSFGSRGPAPTWRKRLDDGRLDVRLVLAGGRMPRLRAVASVLLGHLRAVPGYRQWKTDVLDVVAPADGLRLARDGEVSTVPSAIEFGKYPGQLRVFCRPRRGFAAG; encoded by the coding sequence ATGTGGCGAAACAACGGACGGAACGGCGGGCCGCGCGGGTTGCGGCTGCTGGCGGACCTGGACCGGCGTGCTTTCGACCGGGTCGCGGCGGCGCGGCTGACGGGTCTGGAGCACGTGCTGCCGGTGCTGTCGCGGACGGCGGACCACGGCGTCCTCTGGTTCGGGACGGCGGCGGGCCTCGCGGCGACGCGCCGGGCGGGCCTGCGGCGGGCGGCACTGCGCGGGATGCTCGGGATCGCGGTGGCCAGCCCGGTGGTGAACCTGCTCGGCAAACAGGCGTTCCGGCGGAGACGGCCGGTGCTGGATCTCGTGCCGACGCGGCGGGTGCGCTGGCGGCCCCCGTCGTCGCACGCGTTCCCGTCGGGGCACTCGGCGTCGGCGGCGGCGTTCGCGACGGGTGTGGCGCTGGAGGCGCCGCCGCGTGTCGCGGTGCCGGTGGCGGCGACGGCGGCGGCGGTCGCGTTCTCCCGCGTCTACACCGGCGCGCATTATCCGGGGGACGTGCTGGCGGGCGTGGCGCTCGGCGCGCTGGCGGGGGCGGGGACGCGGCTGGTGTGGCCAGCGCGCCCGGCGGTGGCCGAGGTCGCCCGGACGAGCGGTGAACGCGTCAAGATCGCCCCGGACGGCCAGGGCATGGTCGTCGTGGTGAACGGCGGGTCGGGGGACAACGGCGCCGGGCTGTTGCCCACGTCCGGCGAACTGGCCCTGGACCTGGTGGAACGCGAGTTCCCCGCGGCGGAGATCGTCCGGCACGAGTCCGGTGACGACCTGGCGAAAGTCCTGGACGAGGCCGCCGCCCGCGCCGAGGTGCTGGCGGTGATCGGCGGCGACGGGACGGTCAACGTCGGCGCCCGCGCGGCGTTGCGGAACCGCGTTCCGCTTCTGCCCGTCCCCGGCGGGACGTTCGACCACTTCGCCCGCGCGCTCGGCCTCGAACACCCCGCCGACGCCGTCGCGGCGTACCGGGAGGGCTGCCTGGGCCGCGCGGACGTGGCGTTCGCGGCCCCCGCGAACGGCGGCGAGGAGGACCTGCTGTTCCTGAACACGGCGAGTTTCGGTGCCTACCCCGAGCTGGTCGACCGGCGCGAGCGGCTGGAGGGACGGCTCGGGAAGTGGGCGGCGCTGGCCGTCGCGGCGACCCGGACGCTGCGGCACGCCCAGCCCGTGGACATGCGGGTGGGCGGCCGCCCGGTCCGCGTCTGGCTGGGCTTCGTGGGCAACTGCTCGTTCGGCTCGCGCGGCCCCGCCCCGACGTGGCGCAAGCGGCTGGACGACGGACGGCTGGACGTCCGGCTCGTCCTGGCGGGCGGGCGGATGCCCCGGCTGCGGGCGGTCGCGTCCGTCCTGCTCGGCCATCTGCGCGCGGTGCCCGGCTACCGGCAGTGGAAGACCGACGTGCTGGACGTCGTCGCCCCGGCCGACGGGCTGCGGCTGGCGCGCGACGGGGAGGTCTCGACGGTGCCGTCCGCGATCGAGTTCGGCAAGTACCCGGGCCAGTTGCGGGTGTTCTGCCGTCCCCGGCGCGGATTCGCGGCCGGGTGA
- a CDS encoding DUF6158 family protein has product MSTGIDASRLHDDDLFRELAHLHATRTDTLRHGSDDALAEHTSRTEQLEAEYLRRYPAREIDPERLRAGARAR; this is encoded by the coding sequence ATGAGTACCGGAATCGACGCGTCCCGACTGCACGACGACGACCTGTTCCGCGAGCTGGCCCATCTGCACGCGACGCGGACGGACACGCTCCGGCACGGCAGCGACGATGCGCTGGCCGAGCACACCTCCCGCACCGAGCAGTTGGAGGCCGAGTATTTGCGGCGCTATCCGGCCCGTGAGATCGATCCCGAGCGCCTCCGCGCCGGCGCCCGCGCCCGCTGA
- a CDS encoding TIGR03557 family F420-dependent LLM class oxidoreductase produces MTVFGYTLNCEEHGPDELIRQAQLAEDSGFDALWISDHFHPWLPEQGEAPFVWSVIGALSQVVSIPVTTAVTCPTVRYHPAIVAQAAATSQVMTGGTFRLGVGTGEALNEHITGEHWPSAAERLEMLEEAVEIIRALHGGRQISHRGRHFTVETARLYTVPDDPPPILMSAYGPKAISMAARLADGLMSTFPDAEAVQLFRDEGGEGKIVAGGFKACYGPDEDECAATAHRLWRNEQVPGEASQVLTQPRHFKQVSEMVTVDRVKQKVPCGPDLDRHIAAVEEFTNAGFEEVYMSQIGPDQDAFFKFYGAEVLPRLRA; encoded by the coding sequence ATGACTGTTTTCGGGTACACGCTGAACTGTGAGGAGCACGGGCCGGACGAGCTGATCCGGCAGGCGCAGCTTGCTGAGGACTCCGGGTTCGACGCGCTGTGGATCTCTGATCATTTCCATCCCTGGCTGCCCGAGCAGGGCGAGGCGCCGTTCGTGTGGTCGGTGATCGGGGCGTTGTCGCAAGTGGTGTCGATCCCGGTGACGACGGCGGTGACGTGTCCGACCGTGCGGTATCACCCGGCGATCGTGGCGCAGGCCGCGGCGACGTCGCAGGTGATGACGGGCGGGACGTTCCGGCTCGGTGTCGGGACGGGTGAGGCGCTGAACGAGCACATCACCGGCGAGCACTGGCCGTCGGCGGCCGAGCGGCTGGAGATGCTGGAGGAGGCCGTCGAGATCATCCGGGCGCTGCACGGCGGGCGGCAGATCTCGCATCGGGGGCGGCACTTCACGGTGGAGACGGCGCGGCTTTACACGGTGCCGGACGATCCGCCGCCGATTCTGATGTCGGCTTACGGGCCGAAGGCGATCTCGATGGCGGCTCGGCTGGCGGACGGCCTGATGTCCACGTTCCCGGACGCCGAGGCCGTGCAGTTGTTCCGGGACGAAGGGGGCGAAGGGAAGATCGTCGCCGGTGGGTTCAAGGCGTGTTACGGCCCGGACGAGGACGAATGCGCCGCGACCGCGCACCGCCTGTGGCGCAACGAGCAGGTCCCCGGCGAGGCGTCGCAGGTGCTGACGCAGCCCCGGCACTTCAAGCAGGTCAGTGAGATGGTCACCGTGGACCGCGTCAAGCAGAAGGTCCCCTGCGGACCGGACCTCGACCGACATATCGCGGCCGTCGAGGAGTTCACGAACGCCGGGTTCGAGGAGGTCTACATGAGCCAGATCGGCCCGGACCAGGACGCGTTCTTCAAGTTCTACGGCGCCGAGGTGCTGCCGAGGCTGCGCGCCTGA
- a CDS encoding glycosyltransferase family 4 protein, which produces MRVLWVTEHYPPSKGGMAESCDRIVRGLRGAGVSVDVAHLTRRARPWRTEREHGGLLITAPLADDPEHALRRLLTAVGGPYTHVVAFGGTYALLAGPVLASLLDARLITLLRGNDLDTGVFSVRRRPVLTDALRASARVCVVARSHIPLVRALAPDAAVTFVANSVDTAQWQVLPSERSQAMAWRTEHVADGRRTLGLIGQLKSKKGVGFLLDALHASGHASRFHLVLVGELEESVLARLDVPHTHLPFRERYDLPSVYAACDLVALPSFYDGMPNVALEAAALGVPLLASDAGGLADVADDRIGFTFRAGDAHGCRAALDRAARATDAELAKLGAAAAERVARDFAPAAETAGYRAVLSGTL; this is translated from the coding sequence ATGCGGGTCCTCTGGGTCACCGAGCACTATCCGCCGAGCAAGGGCGGCATGGCCGAGTCGTGCGACCGGATCGTCCGGGGGCTGCGCGGCGCGGGCGTTTCGGTGGACGTCGCGCACCTGACCCGCCGGGCCCGGCCGTGGCGGACCGAGCGCGAGCACGGCGGGCTGCTGATCACCGCGCCGCTCGCCGACGATCCCGAGCACGCGCTGCGGCGGCTGCTGACGGCCGTCGGCGGGCCGTACACGCACGTGGTCGCGTTCGGCGGGACCTACGCGCTGCTGGCCGGGCCCGTCCTGGCGTCGCTGCTGGACGCGCGACTGATCACTCTGCTGCGCGGCAACGACCTGGACACCGGTGTGTTCTCGGTGCGGCGGCGGCCGGTGCTGACGGACGCTTTGCGTGCGTCGGCACGGGTCTGCGTCGTTGCGCGGTCGCATATTCCGCTGGTGCGGGCTCTGGCGCCGGACGCCGCTGTCACGTTCGTCGCCAACAGCGTGGACACCGCGCAGTGGCAGGTGCTGCCGTCCGAGCGGTCGCAGGCTATGGCGTGGCGCACCGAGCACGTCGCGGACGGACGGCGCACGCTCGGGCTCATCGGGCAGCTCAAGAGCAAGAAGGGCGTCGGGTTCCTGCTGGACGCGCTGCACGCCTCGGGGCACGCCTCCCGGTTCCATCTCGTCCTGGTCGGGGAGCTGGAGGAGAGCGTCCTCGCGCGACTGGACGTCCCGCACACGCACCTGCCGTTCCGCGAGCGCTACGACCTGCCGTCGGTCTACGCGGCGTGCGATCTGGTGGCGCTGCCGTCCTTCTACGACGGGATGCCGAACGTGGCGCTGGAGGCGGCGGCGCTCGGCGTGCCGCTGCTGGCGTCCGACGCGGGCGGCCTCGCCGACGTCGCCGACGACCGGATCGGCTTCACCTTCCGCGCCGGGGACGCGCACGGCTGCCGCGCCGCGCTGGACCGGGCGGCCCGCGCCACGGACGCCGAGCTGGCCAAACTCGGCGCGGCGGCGGCCGAGCGGGTCGCGCGGGACTTCGCGCCCGCCGCCGAGACCGCCGGCTACCGGGCCGTGCTGTCCGGGACCTTGTGA
- a CDS encoding glycosyltransferase family 4 protein: protein MKHTSAYFAFDRFPSSKGSAVHIARMADALFAFAGGGLLGVLGGGLPRRQIEDDREILRFDPQIPNLIDRAEAYSAWVADRLAEHVGTLEIVHVRDPWSALPVVTAPGRRYRVVYEVNGLPSIELAHTWPSAAPSALAKIRELERFCLARSDAVVVPSRVIADALRGLDVPEDRIHLVPNGADVVETPDRPADAPGRYLIYVGALQPWQGLDVLLRAFARLADLPDLRLVICASVPARRAKPVRRLAERLGVADRIDWRHTLPHPEVAAWLAHAEASIAPLTGCARNVEQGCAPLKVLESMAAGVPVVASDLPAVRELMAGGEHGRLVPADRPAELARAVRILLEYPAEARAMGVRGREHIRSGLTWTHSLAKLDAVYRTLASGTE, encoded by the coding sequence ATGAAGCACACGTCCGCGTACTTCGCCTTCGACCGCTTCCCGTCGAGCAAGGGGTCGGCCGTCCACATCGCGCGGATGGCCGACGCGCTGTTCGCCTTCGCGGGCGGCGGGCTGCTCGGCGTGCTCGGCGGCGGCCTGCCGCGCCGCCAGATCGAGGACGACCGGGAGATCCTGCGCTTCGACCCCCAGATCCCGAACCTCATCGACCGCGCCGAGGCGTACTCGGCGTGGGTCGCCGACCGGCTCGCCGAGCACGTCGGGACGCTCGAGATCGTCCACGTCCGCGACCCGTGGAGCGCGCTGCCCGTCGTCACCGCGCCCGGCCGCCGCTACCGCGTCGTGTACGAGGTGAACGGGCTGCCGTCGATCGAGCTGGCGCACACCTGGCCGTCCGCGGCGCCGTCCGCGCTGGCCAAGATCCGCGAGCTGGAGCGGTTCTGCCTGGCGCGCAGCGACGCGGTCGTCGTCCCGTCGCGGGTCATCGCGGACGCGCTGCGCGGGCTGGACGTGCCGGAGGACCGGATCCACCTCGTCCCGAACGGCGCGGACGTGGTCGAGACGCCGGACCGTCCCGCCGACGCCCCCGGCCGCTACCTGATCTACGTCGGCGCGCTCCAGCCGTGGCAGGGCCTGGACGTGCTGCTGCGCGCGTTCGCCCGGCTCGCCGACCTGCCGGACCTGCGGCTGGTGATCTGCGCGTCCGTCCCGGCCCGGCGTGCGAAGCCGGTGCGGCGGCTCGCCGAACGGCTCGGCGTCGCCGACCGGATCGACTGGCGCCACACGCTCCCGCACCCCGAGGTCGCGGCCTGGCTCGCGCACGCCGAGGCGTCGATCGCGCCGCTGACGGGCTGCGCGCGCAACGTCGAGCAGGGCTGCGCGCCGCTGAAAGTCCTGGAGTCGATGGCGGCGGGCGTGCCCGTGGTCGCCTCCGACCTGCCCGCCGTGCGGGAGCTGATGGCGGGCGGGGAGCACGGACGGCTCGTCCCGGCGGACCGTCCCGCCGAGCTGGCCCGTGCCGTCCGGATCCTCCTGGAATACCCGGCCGAGGCGCGCGCGATGGGCGTCCGTGGCCGTGAACACATCCGTTCTGGCCTGACTTGGACGCATTCGCTCGCAAAACTCGATGCCGTTTACCGTACGCTCGCATCCGGCACGGAGTGA
- a CDS encoding NAD-dependent epimerase/dehydratase family protein, with translation MRVVVTGAAGFIGGHAVAALTRAGHDVLAVDAPARSLTPGRARERFAALGVPTAHVDLAEDPLDAVADADAVVHLAGRPGVRTSWGAGRAAVARDNVEATRRLLDACRDSGAKVVLASSSSVYGTAGARPSRETDPPLPASPYAESKVEVERLAAKAADAGVAVAVLRYFSVYGPGQRPDMAFHRFIEAALDGRPLPLFGDGGHLRSFTHVRDAVAATLAALTRPLPGGVVVNVGSAEPVSVLDALERIATALGVPAAVTRRPLVAGDVSRTWADPGRAAHLLGWRPTTTLDDGLADQIAWHRSLR, from the coding sequence GTGCGGGTGGTGGTGACAGGGGCGGCCGGATTCATCGGCGGGCACGCGGTGGCGGCGCTGACGCGCGCCGGGCACGACGTGCTCGCCGTGGACGCGCCCGCCCGCTCGCTCACCCCCGGGCGCGCCCGCGAGCGCTTCGCCGCGCTCGGCGTGCCGACCGCGCACGTCGATCTCGCCGAGGACCCGCTGGACGCGGTGGCCGACGCCGACGCCGTCGTCCACCTCGCCGGGCGGCCCGGCGTCCGGACGTCCTGGGGCGCCGGACGCGCCGCCGTCGCCCGCGACAACGTCGAGGCCACCCGGCGGCTCCTGGACGCCTGCCGGGACTCCGGGGCGAAGGTCGTCCTCGCGTCCAGCTCGTCGGTGTACGGGACGGCCGGCGCCCGCCCGAGCCGCGAGACCGACCCGCCGCTGCCCGCCAGCCCGTACGCCGAGAGCAAGGTCGAGGTGGAGCGGCTGGCGGCCAAGGCGGCGGACGCGGGCGTCGCGGTCGCCGTCCTGCGCTACTTCTCCGTCTACGGGCCGGGCCAGCGCCCCGACATGGCGTTCCACCGCTTCATCGAGGCGGCGCTGGACGGCCGTCCGCTGCCCCTGTTCGGCGACGGAGGCCATCTGCGCTCCTTCACCCACGTCCGCGACGCCGTCGCCGCCACCCTCGCCGCTCTCACCCGGCCGCTGCCGGGCGGCGTCGTCGTCAACGTCGGCAGCGCCGAGCCCGTGTCCGTCCTGGACGCCCTGGAGCGCATCGCGACGGCGCTCGGCGTCCCCGCCGCCGTCACCCGGCGCCCCCTGGTGGCGGGCGACGTCTCGCGCACCTGGGCCGACCCGGGCCGCGCCGCGCACCTGCTCGGCTGGCGGCCCACCACGACGCTGGACGACGGCCTCGCCGACCAGATCGCCTGGCACCGGAGCCTCCGATGA
- a CDS encoding Clp protease N-terminal domain-containing protein — translation MANTDPVKATVRLDELIDAIKNVHEDALEQLSSAVVAAEHLGDVADHLIGHFVDQARRSGASWTDIGKSMGVTKQAAQKRFVPKPAADLDPNEGFSRFTLRARNAVMAAMNEARTAGNAEIRPEHLVLGLLGDPGSLASRAIVDQGVTLDAVREAATARLPERVPDVPELVPYDAKARKALELTFREALRLGHNYVGTEHVLLALLEQEDGDGVLASVGVGKDAVEAHVLASLAAVLADLEKNRE, via the coding sequence ATGGCGAACACTGACCCGGTCAAGGCGACGGTCCGGCTCGACGAGCTGATCGACGCCATCAAGAACGTCCACGAGGACGCCCTCGAACAACTCTCCAGCGCCGTCGTCGCCGCCGAGCACCTCGGCGACGTCGCGGACCACCTCATCGGCCACTTCGTGGACCAGGCGCGGCGCTCGGGCGCGTCCTGGACCGACATCGGCAAGAGCATGGGCGTGACCAAGCAGGCCGCGCAGAAACGGTTCGTCCCGAAGCCCGCGGCGGACCTGGACCCGAACGAGGGGTTCAGCCGCTTCACGCTCCGGGCGCGCAACGCCGTCATGGCCGCGATGAACGAGGCGCGCACGGCGGGCAACGCCGAGATCCGGCCCGAGCACCTGGTCCTCGGGCTGCTCGGCGACCCCGGCTCACTCGCGTCGCGGGCGATCGTCGACCAGGGCGTCACGCTGGACGCCGTCCGGGAGGCGGCGACGGCGCGCCTGCCCGAGCGCGTGCCGGACGTCCCCGAACTCGTCCCCTACGACGCCAAGGCCCGCAAGGCGCTCGAACTCACCTTCCGTGAGGCGCTGCGCCTCGGCCACAACTACGTCGGCACCGAGCACGTCCTGCTCGCGCTGCTGGAACAGGAGGACGGTGACGGCGTCCTCGCGAGCGTCGGGGTCGGCAAGGACGCCGTGGAGGCGCACGTCCTCGCGAGCCTCGCCGCCGTCCTCGCCGACCTGGAGAAGAACCGCGAGTGA
- a CDS encoding YceI family protein — MTTTTALPLKNGQWAVDPLHSSVGFVIRHLGISKVRGTFREFATTLTVDGDDIAVTADVEVASLDTGNSDRDAHVLQPDLLDVAKRPTLSFRSTRVERDGDEGTLTGDLTIGDVTRSVTFDVEFGGLGDFPGAPGKHAGFEATGEIKRSDFGIDFGAGEAILGDKIKIQLDVQYTEPA, encoded by the coding sequence ATGACTACGACAACGGCACTTCCCCTCAAGAACGGTCAGTGGGCCGTGGACCCGCTGCACTCGTCGGTGGGCTTCGTCATCCGCCACCTCGGGATCTCCAAGGTGCGCGGCACCTTCCGCGAGTTCGCCACGACGCTGACCGTGGACGGCGACGACATCGCCGTCACCGCCGACGTCGAGGTCGCGTCCCTCGACACGGGGAACTCCGACCGCGACGCGCACGTCCTGCAGCCCGACCTGCTGGACGTCGCCAAGCGCCCCACGCTGTCGTTCCGCTCCACGCGCGTCGAGCGCGACGGCGACGAGGGCACGCTCACCGGCGATCTGACGATCGGGGACGTCACCCGGTCCGTCACGTTCGACGTGGAGTTCGGCGGGCTCGGCGACTTCCCGGGCGCGCCGGGCAAGCACGCCGGGTTCGAGGCCACGGGCGAGATCAAGCGCTCGGACTTCGGGATCGACTTCGGCGCCGGGGAGGCGATCCTGGGCGACAAGATCAAGATTCAGCTCGACGTCCAGTACACCGAGCCCGCCTGA
- a CDS encoding DNA repair helicase XPB: MTDGPLIVQSDKTLLLEVGHPAADACRKDIAPFAELERAPEHVHTYRVTPLALWNARAAGHDAEQVVDALLKHSRYPVPHALLVDVADTMARYGRLRLEKHPEHGLVLMSSDRSVLEEVLRAKKIKGMIGDRLGDDAVLVHPSERGALKQALLKLGWPAEDRAGYVDGEAHAIDLAQDGWELRPYQREAADAFWHGGSGVVVLPCGSGKTIVGAAAMARARATTLILVTNTVSAHQWKQELIKRTSLTEDEIGEYTGAKKEIRPVTIATYQIMTTRRKGAYAHLELFDARDWGLVLYDEVHLLPAPIFRMTADLQARRRLGLTATLVREDDREGDVFSLIGPKRYDAPWKDMEAQGWIAPADCVEVRVTLTDSERLAYATAEPEERYRFCATTGTKTRLIEALVKRHAGEQTLVIGQYIDQLDELGALLDAPVIKGETRVKERERLFAAFRSGEIDVLVVSKVANFSIDLPEATVAVQVSGAYGSRQEEAQRLGRLLRPKASGRGARFYAVVARDTLDQDYAAHRQRFLAEQGYAYRIVDADTVLSGGEF; encoded by the coding sequence GTGACCGACGGTCCGCTCATCGTCCAGTCCGACAAGACCCTGCTGCTGGAGGTCGGCCACCCGGCCGCCGACGCCTGCCGCAAGGACATCGCCCCGTTCGCCGAACTCGAACGGGCGCCCGAGCACGTCCACACCTACCGCGTCACGCCGCTCGCGCTGTGGAACGCCCGCGCCGCCGGGCACGACGCCGAGCAGGTCGTGGACGCGCTGCTCAAGCACTCGCGCTATCCCGTCCCGCACGCGCTGCTCGTCGACGTCGCCGACACCATGGCCCGGTACGGGCGGCTGCGGCTGGAGAAGCACCCCGAGCACGGCCTGGTCCTGATGTCGTCGGACCGGTCGGTGCTGGAGGAGGTGCTGCGCGCCAAGAAGATCAAGGGCATGATCGGCGACCGGCTGGGCGACGACGCGGTGCTCGTCCACCCGAGCGAGCGGGGCGCGCTCAAGCAGGCGCTGCTCAAGCTCGGCTGGCCCGCCGAGGACCGCGCCGGCTACGTGGACGGCGAGGCGCACGCCATCGACCTCGCCCAGGACGGCTGGGAGCTGCGCCCCTACCAGCGCGAGGCCGCCGACGCGTTCTGGCACGGCGGCTCGGGCGTCGTGGTGCTGCCCTGCGGGTCCGGCAAGACGATCGTGGGCGCCGCCGCGATGGCCCGCGCCCGCGCGACGACGCTGATCCTCGTCACGAACACCGTGTCGGCGCACCAGTGGAAGCAGGAGCTGATCAAGCGGACGTCCCTCACCGAGGACGAGATCGGCGAGTACACCGGCGCGAAGAAGGAGATCCGGCCCGTCACGATCGCGACGTACCAGATCATGACGACGCGCCGGAAGGGCGCCTACGCGCACCTGGAGCTGTTCGACGCCCGCGACTGGGGTCTCGTGCTGTACGACGAGGTCCACCTGCTGCCCGCGCCGATCTTCCGCATGACCGCCGACCTCCAGGCCCGCCGCCGCCTCGGGCTGACGGCCACGCTCGTCCGCGAGGACGACCGCGAGGGCGACGTGTTCTCCCTCATCGGCCCGAAGCGCTACGACGCGCCGTGGAAGGACATGGAGGCGCAGGGCTGGATCGCGCCCGCCGACTGCGTGGAGGTCCGCGTGACGCTGACCGACTCCGAGCGGCTCGCCTACGCCACCGCCGAGCCCGAGGAGCGCTACCGGTTCTGCGCGACGACCGGCACCAAGACGCGGCTCATCGAGGCGCTGGTGAAACGGCACGCGGGCGAGCAGACGCTCGTCATCGGCCAGTACATCGACCAGCTCGACGAGCTGGGCGCGCTGCTGGACGCCCCGGTGATCAAGGGCGAGACGCGGGTGAAGGAGCGCGAGCGGCTGTTCGCGGCGTTCCGGTCCGGCGAGATCGACGTGCTGGTCGTGTCGAAGGTCGCGAACTTCTCCATCGACCTGCCGGAGGCGACCGTCGCCGTCCAGGTGTCGGGCGCGTACGGGTCGCGGCAGGAGGAGGCGCAGCGGCTCGGCCGGCTGCTGCGGCCCAAGGCGTCCGGGCGGGGCGCGCGGTTCTACGCGGTCGTGGCGCGCGACACGCTCGACCAGGACTACGCCGCGCACCGGCAGCGGTTCCTCGCCGAACAGGGCTACGCGTACCGGATCGTGGACGCCGACACCGTCCTTTCGGGAGGCGAGTTCTAG